The sequence CAATCTCTTTGTTTTTTTCAGTATCTGGAACGTAGCCAAAATCATCTTTTTCTACTCTATACCTTTTATCAAGGCGGCTTAAATAGGCAAAGTTTGGTCCGATATATTCTGCTTCCTTTATATCTTCTTTTTCTATTTTTTCAAGGATATATCCATAGATATACCTTGCTGATTCTTCAATATCATCCTTCAGATACAGCATCCTGACCTGGTCTAAAAATGTTTCTTCTTCCTTCCCCACAATATACTCATTTTCTTTTACATTGAGAGAAAAAGTTTTTAGGCTTCTCAAAAGTATGCCTAAATCAAAACTGCTACCGAAATTATTAACAAAGATATCTCCCATCTCTCTTTTGTAGCCTTGAGAATTGAGATAAACCGCCAAATCATCCTTTTCTAATTTCACACAGTAAAACTCTTTGAATAACTTTTCGCCATCTTCTGCCTTTGCATCCATCATGGCATTTATTTCTTCCGCAGAATAGTTTGTTTTCTTATTAGGGATTTGCTCTAAAAGAGCATGCTTAATAGTCCGCCTGAATCTATCATCACACTGAATATAGTCAAAAGCAGGCTTATCAATCAAACTTTCTTTAAAGCGGTTGCTGGAGTTTAATATGGCTTCAAAGATATATCCTGTCTCTTTTTTCACTGAACTGTCTTCCATCTTTTGGTCTACGTTATACATAATAACGTTAAACCAGCCAAAATTACCTCCTGCTATGGTATAGGCTGCTTCTATCAGTCCTTTTGGATACTCAGGTATCATACCCTTCTTGTTAAGATAAGCGATATAATCCGATATATCTGCAAAGGAATTCTGAAGCATTTCATACATTTCCGTTCTTCTGTCTAAAGCACCTATCCCCTGGATACTACCTCCTATAACTGTAGAACACAAAAGAAGATAGGAAACCTCCGGATATTTCTTTCTCGGGTCTTCATGTTTTATAGCACTTGTAATTACCTGAATTGCTTCTCCATCTATTTTGTTTACCAGTTCCTTCTCTTTTTCAATTCCATACTTTGCAATTTCCCCCGCTGTTTCTAATTCATCACAGATAATAAGAAAATGTTCAATACCGAATTGCTTAACATACTCCATTCCTTTTCGGGTTAGTTCATCCAATTTTTCTTTGTTTATAACCAGTTCACTCAAATCCACTCTGTCTACTTGAAGTAAATCTCCAAGGATGCTTCTATCAAACCCTACAGGAGATAAGGCATCTTGAATAGCTTCCATAATCTTTCCTTGAATGCTTCCATCGGATTCTCTGCTTAAATAGGACAGCGCTGTATAAATGCCGTAAGCCACCCAGTTATCTCCAATTAAATCAGGATGGCACATTTGGGAATACCTTATGTATAACGGGAGAACCTTATCTTCAAAATTAGGTTTAAAAATTCTGACTTCTTTTTGCTCACCATCCTCATTAATAATCCACCCTTTATCCATGCCAAGAGGTTCTGAAATAAGTTCGAAACCGATACGCGACTTACCGACACCCCACTTTGAAATCAGCGGGAAAATAGTTGCCATCCCTGCACTTTTCATAGTCTTCGTAAAGCCTTTGAAAATTTCATAAAACTCTTTCTGCCCTACCATCGGCTGATTTAAAGGAAAATCACTGGTACCGAAAGGAGCCCATATAGACATATCCATCCCTCCTAATCTCTAATCTCCAACTTAATTAATTGATAATCTTTTTTCCCCAGCAAGCCTCTGCCGTGCCTGGGCTGTCCCTGCTCATGGTCTTTAACTATAAACTTTCCTTTGTTTATACTTGTAATAAAGTAATGGTCAATCCATTGCTCTTCTGCCAAGGTATTTTCACTGTCAACCTTCTTTTTCAATATGGAGCCTACTATTCCTACTGGAAAAAATCCCCTTGCATCCGAGTATTCTTCAATTAATTTATGTAGTATTTCTATATCATCCACATCGGCTTCATTTACTAAACTTTCATATACATCAATGCCAGCATCCTCTTTTATCTTATGTTTATCTAAAATGTACCTTCCATCTTCGCTTTCATCAATCCACCCTAAGTAGTCAAATAACAGCATTGGTATTTTTAAATAAGTACTCATGGAGCCTAAAGAAGGATAATCTTTATTAACGCCCCTAAATTCTATTTCTTCCCCATCTCCAATATCAAGTTCCTTTCTCCAGAAATCACCTAATATCTTTGATTGATTCTCCTTCATTAAACTATTAATGTTCATTTCATCAGGCTTGCTGCTGAAAATGTAAAACTTCTTGTCATTTAGGGTTATATAAGCCTTTGCAAAGTTTTCCATATACCCTTTTTCAAAATAGAGATATCCTCCGTTTAACATTGCATAAGCAACGGTCCTAATTCTTATGGAATACTTTAATAATTGACTTCCCAATACCTTTTCCCATTCCTCATTATGTTTAAATCTTTCTACCAGTTCAGCGGCACCCTCTGTAAGTTCATATCCGCCTTCAATTTCCTTTATAAAGTTACATCCAACGATAGTTAAAGAGTCTTTATCTTTTTCTGCACCGAAAAGGCCATATACCTCATCAGCATTGACAATTCTTCCGCCCTCGTCAACCTTATAGCCCAGATAATCCCTGGCTAAATCTTTTTTACTGCTGCAGGGTGTTTTCTTTGGTAGGGATTTTAAAATTTCTGCCCATCTTTCTATATTGGATGCCTTTACCCAAAATCTGTCCGTACCTATCTTGATAATCATAATGTATTCCTCAACTTTTCTACATAATCTTTAAGGGTGTTTTTAAACTTTCTGGAGCGGTTTTTTATAATAATATCCTTTGAGTATATCAGGTCTTTAAACTTTTCATTAAGGACGTATTCCCCATCCTTAAAATCAATTTTCTGCTCATCCATCATATCAAAAACCACCTTATCTACTTCAGGAGCCTTATCTGGGAAAAGGTACATATCATTTTCCATGCAAAATTCATATACAAAATCATTGAGCCTTCCTACCCTAACTTCTCTGCCCTTTGTATTAAAAATGTAAAAGTCTAAAGGCTGGGTTGTATAATAGTTGGTGTGGTCCGTAGGTCTTATGGATAAACCTTCAAAACCAGCGGTCTGGTATTCAAGGGCTACCATTGATAGTATTGTTAAAAAAGTTTTCCATGGGTAAGAAAGGACCTCTGCTACTTTCTCTTCCACTGGAAAATCCCTGTATTCATAGGGAGTAAAGGTATATTTATTTTTATCTTTTAACTTCGAAAGGTTTACAGATGAAGTTATCCTCCTGCCCTGTACCCATATTTCATTAGGGTTATTACCCATCGGTGATAACTCCACATCCTCTGTATCCTCTGCCAACTGCATGAATTTTAGTTTTGTAAGTATTGAAGGATATTGAGGATACCCATTAAACACAGCCTGATAAAAGGACTTTATTTCTTCCGTCTCTTCTACATCTTTATCCTTGATGTTTAATATAGTTTCAGCAAATTCAGGAATGTTGTCTACAAACTCATATAAGGCTTTGCTGTCTCCCCTTTGACCTATAATACAAGCCTCTTCGTATACTTTTTTCAGCAACTTATGTAACAGAGGCGGATAGAAACAGAGAAGTGAAGATATAAAATCTTCCCTGCTTACCTTTCCGCTGAACTTAATCCATTTTTTTGTGATAACCAGCCTGTCTTCTGCAAGGCTAATAAAGTTTTGGTCTATAAGGTATTGCATATCTATGTTATTTTTTATTTCCCCGTAGTCGTATAGGTTATTTAAACTTTTCACCAATGCGTTTATGTTTATCAAAGGTCTCACCTGCCTTTGCTCCGTACAAAATTTTAACTATTTGCTTTTACTTTTGACATGTCGAAGTTGCCTTCTATAAGATCTTCTACGTCTTGCTTGGCTTCTTGAATTAGTTGTTTTGATTGATTAATTTTGTCTTTATATCTTACGATTCTATCTTCTATTATCAACTGTATGTCTATATCGATAAGTGGTACTTCTATTTCCCCTAACAATTCATTATTTATATACTTCACAGTTGCTTGTGTTGATATAATATCCAACGCTAAATTTCCAAAATAACTATTAAGATATAATGATAAATAATATGGTTTAATAAAATTAATATTTTTTAATGTCAATGCTGCAATATTTTGGTTAGTAGTACAATTATCCATATCGACAACTGATGACCTTCCAAGCGTTCCAGCAATAGATACCAAAATATCACCTTTAGGAATAATCCTTAGTTTTTTTTCATCATAATTATCATTCACATAAAGCATATCATCTTTTTCAAGAATACAATAACCTAAATTGTTTACCCTTAAAAATTTAATCTTTTTTTCATCTTTATTAACATACTTGTTTTGTGGAGTAGTACCTGTTCTTATATTTTTAACGATATCCTTGATTTTTTTAGTTTTTATTCCATTTTTATTCAGAATATGTTTATATAAAATATAATTAGGCTTATAGTATTCACTATCTATTCTTGTGTCAATTTCCTTATCTGAAAGCCATATATACTTATTTACTATACTTTTTTGTTTTTCCAAATATTGCTCTTGCTTTAACTGACTATATAATATCTCTTCAGCCTCTTTCTTCAACCTTTTCGCTTCTTCTCTCAACTCTTCTGCTTTTCTAACCTTATCTCCTATGTATTTTTGAATTTCGGGAGATGGGATGGGGATTAATATAGATTTTAAAGTCTCCATATCTATCTTAGGTTTCGCAGAATTCATCATTCCTTGCCAAATTTGATTTTGACCATATTTGGACTTGATAAAAGTTAAAACATAGTAACTATCAATATTGCTTTTTATTGTAACTCCCATAAGATTCCCGCTAATATTACATTCAAATAAATGAGTTGGTATAATAGCAACATCGCCTATTCCATTACCAATTTTTGTAAATATTAAATCTCCTGATGAGAATCTTGAACTTTTTAATCTTTTACTATCTTCTTTAGAGATAAAAACAACATTATTATCCACTTCAACGATATAATCTTTACAATTTAGAGGTCTTATAAATGGAATACCCTTATCAACGTATTGTGAAGCAAGAAGTGCTGATCCAAATGGCCCGCTATTCATTCTTGAGCAAATATCAAACAAACTCATTTTTATTAATTTACATTGAAGCAACTTGTTATAATACTGTATATATTTTAATGAATAGAAATAAGCATCTATTCTATCAACTAGTAATTCTTCTTGTGCCCATATGCAGCTTGGTTCAATAGACATAATATAATAATCAGACATATTTCTCACCACCCTATTCTACGTCCTCTGGCATACCTTTTTTATAAGCCTCCACAATCTTTAATAAGTCGTTGTGGTCATCGCCTAACTGTACTTCTACATTCTGTTTTACAGTAAATCCCACTTCATCTGCTACCGCCATAAATACAGGACCCTGTTTTTCTCCAGGATGTTCCTTCTTCTTTAAGTATAGCAGTGAAGTTTTTGCACCTGCTCCTGAAAGAGCAAAGGTTTCTTGCGGAAGGCTTATAACTGCTTTCAGCATCGCTTTGCCACCTTCAAATTCCCCTGTAACAGTGTTCTTTTTACCCATAATATATTCACGGACATATTTATACCCTGAGTTCGAAAGAATTCCGTCTGGTACAACTATCATTAGTAGCCCGCCTGGTTTTAATAATTGGAGGTTTCTATCAATGAATAATACCGCAGGGTCTACCGAATTTACTTCTTTCCACTTCCCTCTACTGTCTGGTTTGGAGCCAAGACATAAATATTTTTGTTCAGGGTCATTTTTTAGCATTCCATCTTCATCTATACCTTCGGAATAACGTTTGATAATTTCAACTCCTTCTGGATTTTCTACTGTTGTTCTACCTTTCTTAATTGTCTTTGAGACTCCAGTTTTTGAAAATGGGGGATTTGTAAGGATTGCATCGAATGTCCCTGGTTTAAGGCGTGTATTCATAAGGGAATTTCTTGTTTGGAAAATAGGACACTTAGGCGCTCCATGCAGTGCCATATTGATTCTTGCCTTTAGAACCATTCCCGGAGCATTATCCGCACCAATAAAACAGTGTTCCTTCATTTGTTCAAAAAGTTCTTCATACTGTTTCTTGTCTCCTGTCAATTTGTTCAGAAGGTAGTGTTCTATCTTCTGAAGCATTTTTATTAAAAAGCCTGCCGAACCGCAGCACAAATCACCTATGCGGAGGGTAGGTATTCCTGTTTTGGGGTCTTTAGCAATTAGTTTTGCTGCCCCGTCTTTGGTAAGGTCGTGCAGAACCATCTCGGCTGCTGCTTCCGTTACCTGTCTTGGGGTAAGATAGATACCCATACCGCCTTTATTCTCAAACTTTCCACGAAGCAGTACATCAAAAACCCTGCCCAATACATCTCCTGTCAAATCCCTTAAAGTGGCAGGTCTCTCTACACCGTCAATTATTATTGTCCCTAAATCCTGGAGAGCCTTTAAAACAGCAATATAGATGTTGGGATTCTCCAGTTTTATATATTCATCTGCACTAAATATGTTGGCCTTTTCTCCATTATCCAAAATAGCAACATAATCTGCATGGTCTTTTATTTCTTTAAAGGCTTCCCTTATCTCCTGAACTGCCTTATCCTTATGTTTTTCTACATATTCGTATCTATATATTTCGTTAAATAGTTTCCCTGTTACATTTCCCTTAGTTAATCTATATTCAGGATGATAAAGCCTGAAGGTCTCCAAAAAAATAAGTTTGCTGAATTCATCGATTACATCATTGGAGTTATTTACATGGTCCTTCATTCCATAAATCATTTCATGGAGTCCATCAAATTTCTCTTGTAACTCTTGATATTTTCTTATTGACCACTTGTCCCTATCAGTAAGTTGCCTTTTGCCTGAGTACAATTTGTTTTCATCTTCAAAGACTGATGGAATTTCAGAAACAGCCTTTTCCTCTTCAACAAGGACATAGGCATTACTTCTACCGTTTGTAATCCAAGCATATGTAGAAATAGGGTCTGTTGCCATTGCCTCAAATGTTATGGCAGTAACCAGTTCTGGTTTTAACTGCTCTTCATCTACTTTTTTTACATATACATATACATCTTTGTGACTGGCTATAAAGGTAGCATCATCAATATCCTTTATTTCCTCGTAACCAAGTTTTTTGATTTTATCCTTTAGTTCCTGCATGAAAAATTCCTCCTTAATTTTTTGCTCTCATTAAAACAGCGCCATTGGAATGAAGTTTGTATTTCCCACTTTGCTCAGCAATTCTTGATATCTCTTCTGCACTGACAGTAATATCATTTGGTACATACTCCATAATCCTTTTTATAGGTACAACAGGTTTGCCATCCATTACTTTATCCACTATGTCCAATATAATAGTATTTAGATTATTTCCTCCAACACTGTATAAATCCCCAGTCTTTTTAATATTACTATCCATAAGAAGAAATAGTTGTATTTGTGCTTTATTCCATTTCACTCCAAGCTCTTTTAACCTTTGGTGTAACTCTTCAACAGACTTAGGGGTTTTCAGTTGTTCGTATATTATTTCTACCAACAGCGTCCACCTCTTTATGTATGCCAGTTGTGGTTACAAATCCACAACTGGCAATTTTCAATGTCTTATAGCCTTGACCCCTTATTTGTGTAAAAATCTGTCTAATCTAAGGCTCTTTAAAAATCACATAAAACTAATGCCATAATCAATATTAAGATACCTGGTTTAAAGCAGCCTTCTCTTTATGAAGTTCATAACATTCTTTGATAATTTGCTTCTTAAATTCATAACTGTACTGGTTTTTGCTACTCATTAACATCTACCATCTACCCCCCATTTCCTTATTAAAGATTATCGCATTAGACAGATTTTCTCCAAAGGTTTTGGGGGGCTATATAGACATTGGCTCTCCATACATCCCTTTCATAATGAAAACTGAAAAATACTCTTCTTGCCATGAGTAATGCCTCCTTTAGGTAAAAATTAAAACTAAGAAGTAAATAATTATCAAGATACCAACGGAACCATATAACAAGAGTAAAGTAGGAACTTTTCTGTCTTTGGGTTTCCAAAAAGTAGTTCTTAACCAAGAGTCAACATCTTTTGCAAATCTATAAGCATTCATATCTAAAAGATATTCATCCGTTTCTAATCTATTTTTTATAACCCATTCATAAAGTTTGCGATACATTCTTTCCTGCCACAAAAAATAACCATCTAAAAGCCAAAAA is a genomic window of Koleobacter methoxysyntrophicus containing:
- a CDS encoding HsdM family class I SAM-dependent methyltransferase; this translates as MQELKDKIKKLGYEEIKDIDDATFIASHKDVYVYVKKVDEEQLKPELVTAITFEAMATDPISTYAWITNGRSNAYVLVEEEKAVSEIPSVFEDENKLYSGKRQLTDRDKWSIRKYQELQEKFDGLHEMIYGMKDHVNNSNDVIDEFSKLIFLETFRLYHPEYRLTKGNVTGKLFNEIYRYEYVEKHKDKAVQEIREAFKEIKDHADYVAILDNGEKANIFSADEYIKLENPNIYIAVLKALQDLGTIIIDGVERPATLRDLTGDVLGRVFDVLLRGKFENKGGMGIYLTPRQVTEAAAEMVLHDLTKDGAAKLIAKDPKTGIPTLRIGDLCCGSAGFLIKMLQKIEHYLLNKLTGDKKQYEELFEQMKEHCFIGADNAPGMVLKARINMALHGAPKCPIFQTRNSLMNTRLKPGTFDAILTNPPFSKTGVSKTIKKGRTTVENPEGVEIIKRYSEGIDEDGMLKNDPEQKYLCLGSKPDSRGKWKEVNSVDPAVLFIDRNLQLLKPGGLLMIVVPDGILSNSGYKYVREYIMGKKNTVTGEFEGGKAMLKAVISLPQETFALSGAGAKTSLLYLKKKEHPGEKQGPVFMAVADEVGFTVKQNVEVQLGDDHNDLLKIVEAYKKGMPEDVE
- a CDS encoding TIR domain-containing protein, whose protein sequence is MARRVFFSFHYERDVWRANVYIAPQNLWRKSV
- a CDS encoding restriction endonuclease subunit S; its protein translation is MSDYYIMSIEPSCIWAQEELLVDRIDAYFYSLKYIQYYNKLLQCKLIKMSLFDICSRMNSGPFGSALLASQYVDKGIPFIRPLNCKDYIVEVDNNVVFISKEDSKRLKSSRFSSGDLIFTKIGNGIGDVAIIPTHLFECNISGNLMGVTIKSNIDSYYVLTFIKSKYGQNQIWQGMMNSAKPKIDMETLKSILIPIPSPEIQKYIGDKVRKAEELREEAKRLKKEAEEILYSQLKQEQYLEKQKSIVNKYIWLSDKEIDTRIDSEYYKPNYILYKHILNKNGIKTKKIKDIVKNIRTGTTPQNKYVNKDEKKIKFLRVNNLGYCILEKDDMLYVNDNYDEKKLRIIPKGDILVSIAGTLGRSSVVDMDNCTTNQNIAALTLKNINFIKPYYLSLYLNSYFGNLALDIISTQATVKYINNELLGEIEVPLIDIDIQLIIEDRIVRYKDKINQSKQLIQEAKQDVEDLIEGNFDMSKVKANS